A single Hippocampus zosterae strain Florida chromosome 17, ASM2543408v3, whole genome shotgun sequence DNA region contains:
- the nubp1 gene encoding cytosolic Fe-S cluster assembly factor nubp1 isoform X3, producing MDDVPANANEQCPGTRSEQAGKTSSCQGCPNQKLCASGATKTPDPAIQEIGLKLSTVKHKILVLSGKGGVGKSTFSAHLAHALASDETKEVALLDVDICGPSIPRIMGLEGEQVHQSGSGWSPVQSYACPPWLMLQYVEDNLAVMSIGFLLGSPDDAVIWRGPKKNGMIKQFLRDVDWGELDYLIIDTPPGTSDEHLSIVQYLSSTHVDGAVLITTPQEVSLQDVRKEIRFCQKVKLPIIGVVENMSGFVCPNCKNTSQIFPPTSGGAETMCANLNLPLLGKVPLDPRIAKSCDEGRSFLNAIPDSPAAEVYKRIVQSIKEYCSIHDEQNTV from the exons ATGGACGATGTACCAGCAAACGCCAACGAGC AGTGTCCAGGTACAAGGAGTGAGCAAGCAGGGAAGACGTCATCATGTCAGGGCTGCCCTAACCAAAAATTGTGTGCTTCTGGAGCTACCAAGACCCCAGACCCTG CCATTCAAGAAATAGGATTAAAACTGTCCACGGTCAAACACAAGATCCTCGTACTATCTGGGAAAGGAGGAGTGGGAAAGAGTACGTTCAGTGCTCACCTGGCCCATGCCTTGGCAAGTGATGAGACCAAGGAG GTTGCCCTACTGGATGTAGATATCTGTGGTCCGTCGATTCCTAGAATCATGGGGTTGGAGGGAGAACAA GTACATCAGAGCGGGTCAGGCTGGTCCCCTGTG CAAAGCTATGCGTGTCCTCCTTGGCTCATGCTTCAGTATGTGGAGGACAACCTCGCTGTCATGTCTATTGGCTTCCTGCTCGGTAGTCCTGATGATGCTGTAATCTGGAGAGGCCCCAAGAAAAACG GAATGATCAAGCAGTTTTTGAGGGATGTGGATTGGGGGGAACTGGATTATCTGATTATTGACACGCCGCCTGGCACATCTGACGAGCACCTGTCGATTGTGCAGTACCTAAGCTCCACCCACGTGGATGGAGCAGTCCTCATCACGACACCTCAG GAGGTGTCTTTGCAAGATGTTCGAAAGGAGATCCGCTTCTGCCAGAAGGTCAAACTGCCAATCATCGGTGTGGTGGAAAACATGAGTGGCTTTGTGTGTCCAAATTGTAAG aaCACATCACAGATCTTCCCTCCCACCAGCGGGGGCGCCGAGACAATGTGTGCAAACCTGAATCTGCCCTTGCTGGGCAAAGTGCCTCTCGACCCAAGGATAGCAAAAAGCTGCGACGAGGGCAGGTCTTTCCTCAACGCAATACCGGACTCTCCCGCTGCTGAAGTCTACAAGAGAATTGTACAGA GCATCAAGGAATACTGTTCCATCCATGACGAGCAGAACACTGTctga
- the nubp1 gene encoding cytosolic Fe-S cluster assembly factor nubp1 isoform X1 produces MYQKHHLAEEAVTCGTFDEGEVKRSDAKMDDVPANANEQCPGTRSEQAGKTSSCQGCPNQKLCASGATKTPDPAIQEIGLKLSTVKHKILVLSGKGGVGKSTFSAHLAHALASDETKEVALLDVDICGPSIPRIMGLEGEQVHQSGSGWSPVQSYACPPWLMLQYVEDNLAVMSIGFLLGSPDDAVIWRGPKKNGMIKQFLRDVDWGELDYLIIDTPPGTSDEHLSIVQYLSSTHVDGAVLITTPQEVSLQDVRKEIRFCQKVKLPIIGVVENMSGFVCPNCKNTSQIFPPTSGGAETMCANLNLPLLGKVPLDPRIAKSCDEGRSFLNAIPDSPAAEVYKRIVQSIKEYCSIHDEQNTV; encoded by the exons ATGTATCAAAAGCACCATCTAGCGGAG gaGGCTGTCACATGCGGAACCTTCGACGAGGGGGAAGTTAAACGGTCGGACGCAAAGATGGACGATGTACCAGCAAACGCCAACGAGC AGTGTCCAGGTACAAGGAGTGAGCAAGCAGGGAAGACGTCATCATGTCAGGGCTGCCCTAACCAAAAATTGTGTGCTTCTGGAGCTACCAAGACCCCAGACCCTG CCATTCAAGAAATAGGATTAAAACTGTCCACGGTCAAACACAAGATCCTCGTACTATCTGGGAAAGGAGGAGTGGGAAAGAGTACGTTCAGTGCTCACCTGGCCCATGCCTTGGCAAGTGATGAGACCAAGGAG GTTGCCCTACTGGATGTAGATATCTGTGGTCCGTCGATTCCTAGAATCATGGGGTTGGAGGGAGAACAA GTACATCAGAGCGGGTCAGGCTGGTCCCCTGTG CAAAGCTATGCGTGTCCTCCTTGGCTCATGCTTCAGTATGTGGAGGACAACCTCGCTGTCATGTCTATTGGCTTCCTGCTCGGTAGTCCTGATGATGCTGTAATCTGGAGAGGCCCCAAGAAAAACG GAATGATCAAGCAGTTTTTGAGGGATGTGGATTGGGGGGAACTGGATTATCTGATTATTGACACGCCGCCTGGCACATCTGACGAGCACCTGTCGATTGTGCAGTACCTAAGCTCCACCCACGTGGATGGAGCAGTCCTCATCACGACACCTCAG GAGGTGTCTTTGCAAGATGTTCGAAAGGAGATCCGCTTCTGCCAGAAGGTCAAACTGCCAATCATCGGTGTGGTGGAAAACATGAGTGGCTTTGTGTGTCCAAATTGTAAG aaCACATCACAGATCTTCCCTCCCACCAGCGGGGGCGCCGAGACAATGTGTGCAAACCTGAATCTGCCCTTGCTGGGCAAAGTGCCTCTCGACCCAAGGATAGCAAAAAGCTGCGACGAGGGCAGGTCTTTCCTCAACGCAATACCGGACTCTCCCGCTGCTGAAGTCTACAAGAGAATTGTACAGA GCATCAAGGAATACTGTTCCATCCATGACGAGCAGAACACTGTctga
- the nubp1 gene encoding cytosolic Fe-S cluster assembly factor nubp1 isoform X2, whose amino-acid sequence MYQKHHLAEEAVTCGTFDEGEVKRSDAKMDDVPANANEQCPGTRSEQAGKTSSCQGCPNQKLCASGATKTPDPAIQEIGLKLSTVKHKILVLSGKGGVGKSTFSAHLAHALASDETKEVALLDVDICGPSIPRIMGLEGEQVHQSGSGWSPVYVEDNLAVMSIGFLLGSPDDAVIWRGPKKNGMIKQFLRDVDWGELDYLIIDTPPGTSDEHLSIVQYLSSTHVDGAVLITTPQEVSLQDVRKEIRFCQKVKLPIIGVVENMSGFVCPNCKNTSQIFPPTSGGAETMCANLNLPLLGKVPLDPRIAKSCDEGRSFLNAIPDSPAAEVYKRIVQSIKEYCSIHDEQNTV is encoded by the exons ATGTATCAAAAGCACCATCTAGCGGAG gaGGCTGTCACATGCGGAACCTTCGACGAGGGGGAAGTTAAACGGTCGGACGCAAAGATGGACGATGTACCAGCAAACGCCAACGAGC AGTGTCCAGGTACAAGGAGTGAGCAAGCAGGGAAGACGTCATCATGTCAGGGCTGCCCTAACCAAAAATTGTGTGCTTCTGGAGCTACCAAGACCCCAGACCCTG CCATTCAAGAAATAGGATTAAAACTGTCCACGGTCAAACACAAGATCCTCGTACTATCTGGGAAAGGAGGAGTGGGAAAGAGTACGTTCAGTGCTCACCTGGCCCATGCCTTGGCAAGTGATGAGACCAAGGAG GTTGCCCTACTGGATGTAGATATCTGTGGTCCGTCGATTCCTAGAATCATGGGGTTGGAGGGAGAACAA GTACATCAGAGCGGGTCAGGCTGGTCCCCTGTG TATGTGGAGGACAACCTCGCTGTCATGTCTATTGGCTTCCTGCTCGGTAGTCCTGATGATGCTGTAATCTGGAGAGGCCCCAAGAAAAACG GAATGATCAAGCAGTTTTTGAGGGATGTGGATTGGGGGGAACTGGATTATCTGATTATTGACACGCCGCCTGGCACATCTGACGAGCACCTGTCGATTGTGCAGTACCTAAGCTCCACCCACGTGGATGGAGCAGTCCTCATCACGACACCTCAG GAGGTGTCTTTGCAAGATGTTCGAAAGGAGATCCGCTTCTGCCAGAAGGTCAAACTGCCAATCATCGGTGTGGTGGAAAACATGAGTGGCTTTGTGTGTCCAAATTGTAAG aaCACATCACAGATCTTCCCTCCCACCAGCGGGGGCGCCGAGACAATGTGTGCAAACCTGAATCTGCCCTTGCTGGGCAAAGTGCCTCTCGACCCAAGGATAGCAAAAAGCTGCGACGAGGGCAGGTCTTTCCTCAACGCAATACCGGACTCTCCCGCTGCTGAAGTCTACAAGAGAATTGTACAGA GCATCAAGGAATACTGTTCCATCCATGACGAGCAGAACACTGTctga